Proteins co-encoded in one Lasioglossum baleicum chromosome 3, iyLasBale1, whole genome shotgun sequence genomic window:
- the Svip gene encoding small VCP interacting protein translates to MGNLCASCCKQSASCENLTPDLETRRRQQKEAAERRIAEQQTRGIKNMDAVRRQQRLDEQREKREEEASAYKSQPPLKWQVN, encoded by the exons ATGGGCAACTTATGTGCATCTTGTTGTAAACAATCAGCTTCGTGTGAAAATTTAACACCGGATTTG GAGACTAGAAGAAGGCAGCAAAAAGAAGCAGCAGAAAGAAGAATTGCTGAACAGCAAACACGAGGTATTAAAAATATGGATGCTGTTCGACGTCAACAACGGTTAGATGAACAACGCGAGAAACGTGAGGAAGAAGCCAGCGCTTATAAGTCTCAACCACCGTTAAAG TGGCAAGTGAACTAA